The proteins below are encoded in one region of Chrysemys picta bellii isolate R12L10 chromosome 4, ASM1138683v2, whole genome shotgun sequence:
- the LPXN gene encoding leupaxin, with product MDDLDALLEELEQSSKEPKGGYCLLTHSSSEQRPAAAVPETGTVQNEKLVNSGTRKVQPALNTQLQESDGKNVYSEVPTPQLSLPSPPPPTAAQQLDELLSHLGQMQSKISAVGSAAEPERAKGPSAVGPSTGSTLESMLGDLTQELQDLGITAVPKGDCASCRKPIAGKMITALGKTWHPEHFTCTQCGQEIGSTAFYERGGLAYCREDYHQLFSPRCAYCAAPILEKVLTAMDKTWHPEHFFCAHCGKVFSNDGFHEKNGKPYCQKDFLAMFSPKCRACERPVMENYLSALQGVWHPECFVCGDCFSSFTTGSFFELDGRPYCELHFHERQGSVCHGCGKPITGRCISAMGRRFHPEHFICAFCLSQLQKGTFQDHGDKAYCHACYSKLFV from the exons ATGGACGACTTGG atGCTTTGCTGGAAGAACTGGAACAAAGCTCTAAGGAGCCCAAAGGGGGCTATTGCCTTCTGACACACAGCTCCAGTGAGCAGAGACCGGCCGCAGCAGTGCCCGAGACAGGCACTGTCCAGAACGAGAAGCTAGTCAACTCAGGGACCCGTAAG GTACAGCCTGCATTAAATACTCAGCTCCAGGAATCAGATGGCAAAAATGTTTACAG TGAGGTTCCAACTCCGCAGCTGTcgcttccttcccctcctcccccgacgGCCGCTCAACAACTGGATGAGCTCTTATCCCATTTGGGCCAGATGCAGTCCAAG ATCTCAGCGGTGGGTTCTGCCGCGGAGCCGGAACGTGCCAAGGGGCCGTCAGCAGTGGGGCCAAGTACCGGCAGCACCCTTGAGAGCATGCTGGGGGACCTGACGCAAGAGCTGCAGGACCTCGGCATCACTGCCGTGCCTAAGGGCGACTGCGCTTCCTGCCGCAAACCCATTGCTGGAAAG ATGATCACTGCTCTGGGGAAGACGTGGCATCCCGAGCACTTCACCTGCACCCAGTGTGGACAGGAGATCGGCTCCACCGCTTTCTACGAGCGAGGCGGACTGGCGTACTGCCGGGAGGATTATCACCAGCTCTTCTCCCCCCGCTGTGCCTACTGTGCCGCGCCCATCCTGGAG AAAGTCCTGACGGCCATGGACAAGACTTGGCACCCGGAGCACTTCTTCTGTGCTCACTGTGGGAAGGTGTTCAGCAATGATG GTTTCCATGAGAAGAACGGGAAGCCATACTGCCAGAAGGACTTCCTGGCCATGTTCTCTCCTAAATGCAGAGCCTGTGAGCGGCCCGTGATGGAGAACTACCTGTCCGCACTCCAGGGCGTCTGGCACCCCGAGTGCTTTGTGTGTGGG gacTGTTTCAGCAGCTTCACCACCGGCTCCTTCTTTGAGCTAGACGGCCGCCCCTACTGCGAGCTTCACTTCCACGAGCGCCAGGGCTCGGTGTGCCACGGCTGTGGGAAGCCCATCACCGGGCGCTGCATCAGTGCCATGGGGCGCCGGTTCCACCCCGAGCACTTCATCTGCGCCTTCTGTCTGAGCCAGCTGCAGAAGGGCACCTTCCAGGACCACGGCGACAAAGCCTACTGCCACGCCTGCTACAGCAAGCTCTTCGTGTGA